A window of Nicotiana sylvestris chromosome 8, ASM39365v2, whole genome shotgun sequence genomic DNA:
aattttaattaattttctgAAAAAGTTTATTAATTTCAagcaatacataataaataggcaccgttaattgagagctcttcaattaactaaaataaacacgtagttgagcAAATAGAAAATTTAAAGACTCAATTATATCAAAACGTATCAAGAATTCATCCTACAAAGGTTCCATCAAagccctagataacaaattataTATAATTCGACAACTTATATTAAATTATCAACTCTTTGGCCTTGGAAATACAATTTAATATTAGCTCGTTCACTTTCTCGTGCGCACGCGAGAGTGAACGAGCGAAGtgcttctcttcttcttttccttctagATCTTTCGTGCACTTCCATGCCTCTTTGCCATAATCTGCTGTATGCGAGAGTGAACGAGTAAAGTTCTTCTTGTCTTttgatcctgaatcaacttctTTTGCTCACTTTTCATCCAATTTGCTCCTACACATAAGAATGCACGTAATGAGCATAATTCACTACAAAAACTCATGCAACATATCCTAACCACACAAGTTATGAGATGAAAGTACAccgaaaaatatgtatttttggcGTTTATCACTGGTGCTTCTCAAAAATTATCATGAGCCATGCAAAATTATATTGCGTGTCTGATAATGGTTGGTGGTAACGGATCATAAATTAATACTGTAGTACCAACGTTGAAGGCAATTTGTTTGGATTTTGAACATTGTGTTCGTATTTGACAAAACAACGGCCACGTATCTGATTATAATGTTatgaaaaaaaatttaattaagtattgatGAATAGAATTATTCAATACATATGTTAGTGTGAGGGTACTATTTAAATGCTTAACGAAATAGTCGAAATGTGTATAAATTAGCCGGACATCACTAGACATACTCCCATTTAGGAAGTGAAaaaaatgatatatatatatatatatatatatatatatatatatatatatatatatatatatagaactgATTCAAAAGTCAGCACATCTCTAAATAACATTGTCTTTTACATTATATTGGAAACTACCAATGGCGAAACTAGAATTTTTTTTAAGGGtgttcaaatttgaaagaagtgaaaaaagtTCCTGACAAAAGGtgttcaatatgtgttatatactTCTATAACATAATATTTTACCTAAATACACAGTAACAAACTACCCTTATGACCATGCGGCTTCGCCATTGGGAACTACAATCAGCTTCAAATGTGCTATGCccgtacaaattcaattgttaaaTATTGCTTCTCAAAAAGCACAAGAAAACAGGAACAGTCGCATTTTGGCCTAACACATAACAACATCAGAAGAGAATACAAAATGTTGAAGAATCTTAGGTACTAAAGAGAAATTAATTATAAATAGAAGACTCTTTATTTGATACTTTTGGTCAATAGTTCACAATGTCAATTAATTAATTAGTGTTAGTGAAAGGTCAAAAATTATAACTCCATATAGCTGTCCATGTGGGGTGCATGTGCAAGAAGGAAATGACCTAAGAGAAAAGGACAGATTAACAACAATTAAGATTAATTCAATCATTTGTTTTTTTTGGTGCAAAATTCAGTCATTCGTTTCCCATTGTGTATACAAACTGCAAACTGTTTTAACTTTGAACTGCTTTTCTAATATTATGCTACAACAACGTACGCCACCTGTTTTCTTGATCAATGTTGTGGTTTGCCTTTGTTTTTATGGTTTGTAATAAATTGATGTTACAACTTATAGAAAATAACAAGACCATAATTAATTATTTGTCGTCACAAATCTTGGACCTTCGTTTCGATCCCACCCTGCAGAAATTAAAGTCTAACTTCTAAATTTTGGATTTTGCAATACTTGTTTTTAAGCTTTGAAATTACCTTACCTGGCCTCTGAAGAaatttagtgggcgtttggacataagaattgtaaaattccgaaaaaaaattaatgctatttgaaaattagagttctGTTTGACATAAATATAATTTGGGTTGTTTtttaagttttgtgagtgatctgggtgaaaattttgaaaaataactttttggagtttttcaaattttcgaaaaattccaaaattcatcttcaagtgaaaattgaaaattttatggccaaacactgatttcgaaaaaaagtgaaattttttcgaaaaaaagttgaaaaaattCTTACGTCCAAACGGGTTCTTATTAGTATTACTAAAAACGACAATGCGGTGTTTAAAGCATCTGGCATTCACACAGAGTCCATAGACGGGACGCACTCCAAGGAGAATTggtgtgatgtagacagtctATCCTAATACAAGCACTAATATTGCTTTCATGACTCGAACTCATGACCTTTAgatcacaaaaaaaatattttagtatcGTTCCAAGGCTCCCCTTCCAATTAATTAGTACTATATAAGTATAATATTCTCGTTGATGAATTAGAAgggtattttttttttctctctagaTTTTCTTGTTAAAGTTTGCCAACCGTGACTCTTTGCTGTCTATCGCTAGATTCCTTTCTTTGTTGTCATGCTAATTCTGGAAGACTTTGTTAAAGATGCCATGTACGGTAAAGAATAAGAATTTTTATATTCTGATTCAAGAAAATCCTTTCTGTGGAATTGCTTTTTCCAATCTTCtactaaaatgaaaaaaaaaaaaaaatacaacaagGTCTTTCCACATAACGACTATTACCCAAACGAAAATTAAAGATGCAAAGAGATGCATAACTTaacattaaagaaagaaaagtgtCATATTGCTATTCAATTAAGTAAATGTATAAGACCCTAGCTGGAGATATTATCTTTCGGCAAAATAAATCATTTTAAAATATTGCTAGTGGCAATTTTTAAGGACTACAGAAAAGTTTCGATTTCAAGATCGTAACATAAAGAGTATGAGTGATGTGAAATATTCAATAATTAAGAACCGATCTAAAAGTAATCTGAAATGGAAATAGTGTAGTAAAAATCTGCTTGAAGCTAGATTCTTTGTAGTTTATGCTATTGCCTAATAAggaatataatttatttattcttATGCTTTTGTATGATCAAGTGTTGCTTTATTTTTATTCTAATTGTATGTAAGTATCAATCTAGAAGATTGACATCGGGCATTCATATGTTTAATTGATGCAAAGGCCAATTTTACACAAAGATACTAATCACAGTGTTAGTATATCAACCCTACTATATGTTACTATGCCTGTAttttgtaaataatgattctgaaAATTAGAAcattagcttataaacgtaaatataaataaaataaaaattaattcgagcccattAAATAcatagtgtttccttaaggaatttaatcctctcctagtacccaaggttatggattatttcctccaaggatagaacgaattacacactggtgtagcggtacttcaaaccctcagtgtttcagcgaacacaaagttcggcagcaaatcacacttacgaatgctttgtttgtagtttaaaacaatgcagaacaagggagaAGAACTCAGAATTCGAATGAAAATtttgagaggaaggaatgcaaattatagtcaacgttgagttttcggtgaagagaagatcaatagCTCTCAATTCTGTTTTTTTGGTGTGTGATTCTCCAACTGCTGCTGCTCATATTTATAGCAGTCAGTTATGAGACCCGCCCCCTCTCCATGGTGGAGCATTCACTAGCTTGTTATGGAGCAAGCACTTAGCCATGGTGGGAGGAGCACTAGGCGGCTGCTATTGCAACTGGTGGTAAAATatacggattggaacatatcCGTTATAAAACAcgaataatattacgttaatatctaCTATCTactattaataaataaattattcaatcaatcgatcatttgaccgtAGCCGTagccgagccgagcgacgacggcgcgaggcttgtcTTCTTCCCTAACTCTTTAAGAACTACATTAtgtgcatttgtatataaacccaccaaactctttttcctctaccaatgagggacaatgtctcattaaaaggagagaaaaacttaaaattttactcaaaattttcatttccctccatttcccattcaccctctttttaatacctttctatattaaaacgaAACTCAACACCATATTTGATAGGTTGGCAAATTCAAAGTTCCTTATAATTCTCAACGTCCTTTTTAAACCCATTGTGCCtttttttgtttccttctttACTCGTTCTTCAAAGAAAATAATGGATCTAACTTAATTATATACacttaatatattttttaaaaaaattactatCAGCATATATTAATACATTGTAAGAAGTtatttgtcttatttttcaaGTAACTAGCTTAAGTTATTATGGACTATTACATGTCCTAGACCCCAGTGGACGACGTACGTAGTAATTCTCGTAAGCGTTGTCAATATTAGaagtgaataaataaataaattactaTAATGGTAAGCAATgtctttttttatatttatactcaatatttaattttatttattatttatacatacaaattatGAGAAAATTTTGACGAACCGATGTCACGTGACGCCACTTCAAACATAGTATCTACGCCTCAGCCAAACTCCACTTGGGGGACTACACTAAATTTGTTATTGTTGTATGGACTATTACACGTATTTTTTAGTGACCTAACTGTATAAAATTAAATCTCTTGTATATTGTTAAGTTAGGCTTATTTCTTTCACATAAGAAACAACTGGAATATTTTTTAAAAGAGATAAAACTAGAAAAGGCATTCTTACGAATCTGCCTCGATCAAAAGAAAGAGGAGAAGGGCATGAATCTTAAGAAAACCTAGAGACAAAGCAAAAGAAAACAAACGTAACTTTTGGAGCGAGCTGTAGAAAAACCCTTTTTATGTGTTAAAACATATAAAAAGTAGAGCCAATcaggaaaaaaaaagggaagcaaAGGCATTATCATTCCTTATTATTAAAGTAATTAATCTTTAAATTCATCTTCTCATGTATGCTCCATATCGATGCTTTGACTTGCCCTTTTCACTTTCACTGCATCTGCATGTGATTAGATTCAGATTCGGATCTCTTCTCTACACCCACGCCTTCATCGGCGCATTTGCGCAAGGATTTTAACTTTATAAATTTTAGATGACGATATAATTATTAATAATTGAGTTTTaaattaatattatatatatttaataaattttttaatataaatatattatttgagcaaAAGCTAGTTCACTCAAACCAGTACCGATCTTCTAGCTCTGTCTCTGTCAATCATAGACGACTATTGTTAATataattttattaccaaaaacgAATACAATTTTATACTTTAAAAGTATGTTGTTGGTAATGAGATCCAAATTTTAGATATTTTTTCGGCCAAATAAAAATTGAACTGGTTGAGTTTCAGTAAAGAGAACGGGGGAAAATGTCCATAGTGTTGGCATGTACCAGACAGGGTCCGTAataacaagaaaaagaaagacaaaatagCCGTCTCCCAAACCTTTCATCACTTTATGCCAGATACTTTGCAAATTGTCATTTGTTTTATCTAATTCATTTTTGAGACCCGattattaatttaataatttgGAATTTGGCCTATCCAATGCTCTAATTTATTAATTGTAGCTCATATATTAGCCTTTGTAGTGACAATAAGACAAGAACTAAGCACAAATGAAATCAGAATCTATACATAGTATATGAAAGCAACTGGCGAAACGAAATTCAGAAGCCCCTCACCCCAAAAAAATACACGTAAAAGAGTGAAAAAGAACATCTCTGCATTTTTTATTTTCCCACCCATACTCACATTGGAGCTCGATAATCTGAATTCACATCGAAATGTTCCACGTTGAGAGAAAAAATGCTCCCTAATAAAAGTGATTCAATATCTGAGGCTTGAACTAGAAACATCTGATTAAAGATAAAAGAGTACTCCACCGATATATAGCCCCGGTGGATAAACAAACATGACTACACCAACCACTAAAGATTAACTAAATGTTACTCATGAAATGATATATAGATTACAGGGTTTAAATCAAACACTAGACTCTTATCATTTTAGGGAATTCAGTTGGGGCTCtttcccaacttcaacaacaatgTCAACAACTTTgaattttcaaattaaaaaagaCAATTTCCAGAATCTGTTCGACATTTCTCTttgattttagaagtttttttATTCAAATGTCGGTCTTACATTTTCCTTTCATTAAGGGATCGTTTGGTTGGGAATAAGTTTTTCCATAATTAATTATCCAGGAATTAGTTATCTCAGTTGTCTCCTGTGGGATAAAAAAACATTATACACCCGGGATTACTAATCCCGAGATTAGTTATACCACGATTTTATTCCAACCAAACGTAAggtaaactcatctcaaatttaatcctGAGATTAATTATCTATTATTCCTCGTATCAAACGAGAGCCCTAATTATATTGTTCATTCATCGACAGTATAAATAATTTCAATGAGTAAATTTTTCCGTCGTAAAgagtaatattttccatgttgTAAAGAGTTCGTCcgtagaaggaaaaaaaaaattacttctcCACGTTTTCTAAATTACCAGCTTTTACTGATTGTAATATTATCACCTAAATTACTTTTTAATTGATAATAACTGTCCATTATGGAATTTAAACATTATTTCTTCGGACCAAATTTCAAATGTCTTCACCACAGGCAACAGCGTGGCAACGCGGATTGCAAAAAAACCAAAGTCAATGTTTCGTGGTCAACAATACATGCACAGTAAATCAAAACGAGAAAAAGAAATCCAGCAATTTGTAGGACCTGAAAAAAACCAAATAATCTATAATATTTACAAAGACTAGATTCTTGTTTGCAGTCCCAAATGGACAACACCAAGAAAAAGGGCATCGTAAGTATAAACAACTAAGTCAAACATTAGAAGCTAACATTATAATAATAACGACTATGTACAAATGTGTACTATTCTAAAACCAAATTTCTCTGTCTACAACCCTATCATCTTCTTTTGTATCATTGCTTGCCAGCCTGCCTTTGCCTCTAATCTTCCACCAAACAAATTTTATAACCACAAGCCAACCAACTAACATCCTTTCTTCTCTTTCCCATTTTTCTCTGTTTAAAATTCTAACCTGGacccccaaaataacatcaacttcTTGTATGTGTCTATCCTTTCAGCCAACCAAGCTCAACTATAACAACTACTATTACCAAATCCCCTTTCATTTTCAGTAATCTTTAAGCTATGTACACATGCCCAACACCAAAGATTGGGACAAATCTAATTGGTAATAATTTTGTGCTGACCTTCAAGAATATGACTTGATCAATCCCAAATTGTATAGATTCTTCCTTACAATGCTACCAAGTGAAAGCAACATTGTCCCACCTGCCCCTACTGTGGGCTCTTCCCTCTCATCTGCCTTTTGATGATAGATCAATGGCAATTCCTTCACTTTCAAGTCACTCAATCCAATTTTCTGCCTAACAGAATCAATGATCTTTGGATCTGCTGGATTTCCATTAGCATCTGTTACATAGAACACATTTAGAGCTGTATTATCACTTGTTGTGGATATCTCTGCCCTTGTCACATTTAAACCATTTTCTCGGAAAGTTCGCGTTACTTCAGCCAATAGACCTTGCTTATCTCCGGTGCATAACTCTAGCCTCACTCCCTGTAATCCAAATACAAGTATTtcaaattagaagaaatgaaataCTATAGTACAAGCCAATGTTCTTTAAGGAAGCAATTAGAGCATAAGCAATATACCTCAGATGCTCTTCGCTCTATTGCAGCTCGTAGACATAAAATCACGCGTTGCTTTTCTGCTTCTGAACTAATCGGACTTCCATCTGTATGCCTAATGAAGAATTCCTGAGACAAGATTGTAACAGAAGTTAAGCAAATTTGTACATTCCTGTAAATATCAATAAAGAATACTCAATGAAAAAAGCAATGAAAAGTAGGTGAAGGAATATATACCAAGTATGCTCTGTCCCCTGCTGTATTAACTGTGGCATGGAACACAACATATTGCATGTCTGTCAAGGTGCAAACCACATCAAACAGAAGATTAGGTCGATCCTTGCACTGAACATTTATCACGGAATAACCCTTTTCCAAGCAATTCAATACTGATACAATAGGGTTATCGTTAGTCCTAATAACCGGCTTCCTTTCATAGTCGCGATCTGCAAACATCATCTGGTGAAGCCTCCTTTCAGTATGAGTGACAGCCATAGACACTGATGTTTTAGCACTACGAATGTCATTATCTCCCTTGAGCACATTCCTTAAACGAGCTTCAATCGTGTCTATCTTCTGAGAGTCCTCAATCGGGGACCCTGAATCCCCTTCCTTTACATAAATTAGGGATGCAATTCGACCATTGTGAGTCCACACATTAGCTTCAACTATATTGCACTGTAATTCTGAGAGTACTGCAAAAACCTCCGATAATAGGCCGATTCGATCCGTCCCAGTTAATTCCAGTGCTGTCAAACCATCAAAGCACTTTGCACTTGCAAAATGAATAGTCCCTAATGACTGTTCAAGAACataaaaagggttcaaaattagtACAAAAATGTAAATCTAAATtacgcacaaataaaatgcaattATTTTTGACATTTAAGTAAATTAAATACCTGTTCAATGTAACTGATGACACTCTCGTCCGTTAATTTGTTTCCATCCAAATCAGTAACGTGAAACACTGTACATTAAAAACGAGTTGAAACGGCACAAATTAGTACTCACAAATATTCAAAGGTAAAAAAGTTGATACTAGAGGAGAAATAAGCAAGCAGCTAACGTACGCCTTGATATTTATTCCTACACTACGGAATAAAAGATCTGCTTAACGTGCGCAGTGATGAGGTGCGCACTTTAGCAAAAGGCGAACTTTAGCAAAAAGGGGTGGGTTTCCATAAATTGCGCTCACCGTCCATAAACCACCGACCGTCTGACGAGATGTAAGCTTTTTTTATTGAAAGGTTCAGATCCGTAAGAACTTGTACCGCTTCCAGAAGTATTCCATGTTTTCTCGCACTATCAATCTGTTAAAATCCCCCAAAAAATTGGACTAATTAAAATAAGCAAAAATGATTTTATACTAATAAACACTAAgtcaaaaaaattgaaaatattcCAGCAAATTGGAAGAAGGTGACATACCATAACGCGAGTAGAATTTGAACAACCAGCATTGTCGATCATGACCCTGTAAAACACCAGTGATAGAGACTATTCAGAAATGGCCACTAATTCggaatattttttgaaatttgaaaagttgaaaattaACAAAAATAACTCAGTCATAAGGAAAAGTCAATCGGAGAAGTGAAAACTTCTGGAAAGAGGAAGAGTCAAGACTAACGTGTAGAGGAAGAAATATCAAAATTAACAATGGACTAAGGTATGAAGTATACATAATCTTCACTTAAAAACACTGATTATTCTTCTCAAATCATAATTAGATGACAAATCTTACTGTTAAGTTGAATATTaagaaaaatcatttcaaaaacacaaaaaaggaaaaacagagaGAGTAACACAAAATTTAACTGACCTTGGAGTAGTCATACGGAAAACAAGCTTTTCATATTCATCTAAATAAGCAGGCCACTCCATATTTCTCCTTTTCTTCAATTAATTTCCTCAAACTGAGAAAAACTATTACAAAATCACAGTGATAGAGTTGAAGACGGGGTTCAGTTTATAAAACCCCGTTTTGATATAAATCTCTGATAAATCTGAACCACAACGGACCCAAAAACAACTCCAAAAATCCCGTTTAGACCACGACTACTCAACTCTGAACaagtct
This region includes:
- the LOC104218369 gene encoding ACT domain-containing protein ACR8, which gives rise to MEWPAYLDEYEKLVFRMTTPRVMIDNAGCSNSTRVMIDSARKHGILLEAVQVLTDLNLSIKKAYISSDGRWFMDVFHVTDLDGNKLTDESVISYIEQSLGTIHFASAKCFDGLTALELTGTDRIGLLSEVFAVLSELQCNIVEANVWTHNGRIASLIYVKEGDSGSPIEDSQKIDTIEARLRNVLKGDNDIRSAKTSVSMAVTHTERRLHQMMFADRDYERKPVIRTNDNPIVSVLNCLEKGYSVINVQCKDRPNLLFDVVCTLTDMQYVVFHATVNTAGDRAYLEFFIRHTDGSPISSEAEKQRVILCLRAAIERRASEGVRLELCTGDKQGLLAEVTRTFRENGLNVTRAEISTTSDNTALNVFYVTDANGNPADPKIIDSVRQKIGLSDLKVKELPLIYHQKADEREEPTVGAGGTMLLSLGSIVRKNLYNLGLIKSYS